The proteins below come from a single Papaver somniferum cultivar HN1 chromosome 11, ASM357369v1, whole genome shotgun sequence genomic window:
- the LOC113324440 gene encoding uncharacterized protein LOC113324440, translating into MLPLFKKFQVEKFIDGSFPCPDQGTTRAQLTEYQDWIAEDTTLLLWIQSTISDSTIGYVAGAATSRGLWLSIQERFAHTSATHVIHIRTKLQSLKMSSSVSKYLMEIKSLQDQLAAAGSQISDTEMVVTILSGLPLEYHSFDTSIRIRNPPVSSKELFNLLMNEEIVVTNTKTDSEAKAFAAQHYQQFKPNSSYNPRPS; encoded by the coding sequence ATGTTACCACTTTTCAAGAAATTCCAGGTTGAAAAGTTTATTGATGGTTCTTTTCCATGTCCTGATCAAGGAACCACAAGAGCTCAACTCACTGAATATCAAGATTGGATTGCTGAAGATACAACTCTTCTTCTTTGGATTCAATCAACAATCTCTGATTCAACTATTGGTTATGTTGCTGGTGCTGCTACTTCTAGAGGATTGTGGCTCAGCATTCAAGAAAGATTTGCTCATACTTCTGCAACTCATGTGATTCATATTCGTACCAAGCTTCAATCTCTCAAAATGAGTAGTTCTGTATCAAAATATCTAATGGAGATTAAAAGCCTTCAAGATCAACTTGCAGCTGCAGGATCTCAAATTTCAGACACTGAAATGGTGGTAACTATCTTATCTGGCTTGCCTCTAGAGTATCATTCTTTTGATACTTCAATTAGAATTCGTAATCCGCCAGTATCAAGCAAGGAACTATTCAATCTACTCATGAATGAAGAAATTGTTGTAACCAATACCAAAACTGATTCTGAAGCCAAAGCTTTTGCGGCTCAACATTATCAGCAGTTCAAGCCTAACTCTAGTTACAATCCTAGACCTTCATAA